A region from the Cellvibrio sp. PSBB006 genome encodes:
- a CDS encoding EAL domain-containing protein, with the protein MERNVLRTLGDNTPDLIYTKDRQGRFTFGNMAFLRMAGAASLDDILGKNDFDLNPPDLAQGYADDDQAVMRSGEPLVDREEIIVDAKTGESRWHSTTKVPLRDDAGNIIGTVGITRDITASKRAALQVRQLNAELEERVAARTAELQALSEVLAYERNLMRILVDSVPDSIFAKDTRSKFLLANNAVARGMGATPQDLLGKDDFAFFPQDMAQRFYDDEQRLLQTGEPLLNQEEPAVNNQTGKMRWLLTSKLPVRNEAGEIVGLVGIGRDITLRREAELALRESEERFRSLTELSSDWYWEQNAQLAFVELEDPNGKSGFQRDQLVGKTLHDLPTTEILSGSWEEHQALVAERKPFRDLELRHVKDNGRACYLSLTGLPAFTASGEFRGYRGIGRDITDRKTSEERIQYLATHDSLTSLPNRFMFSEILNLAIESARRNSRKLAVLFIDLDRFKNINDTLGHEAGDLLLNEMAGRFKQCLRASDVVGRLGGDEFVILIQELNDPEQAATVARKILSAAVKPVSVYGQECRVTASIGICLFPDDADDEHTIMKNADIAMYRAKEEGKNNYQFYSPDIKARSLERLIMENNLRLALERNEFFLHYQAKRNLKTGEIAGVEALVRWQHPQLGIVSPAQFIPLAEETGLIVLIGRWVLKTACEQNVAWMKQGLPPLCMAVNLSVRQFFDEHLISDVAAALEESGMEPGLLEMEITEGMVMQDAERAIRILSAIKSLGVRLAIDDFGVGYSSLAQIKRFPIDTLKVDSSFIRDIPQNREDRAITEAIIAMGKTLSLTVIAEGVETKEQETFLRDHACDQSQGYYFSKPIAPEEFVTFMRQQTPALASYINGKN; encoded by the coding sequence ATGGAACGCAATGTATTACGCACCTTGGGCGATAACACCCCGGATTTGATTTACACGAAAGACCGTCAGGGGCGCTTTACCTTTGGCAATATGGCTTTCCTGCGCATGGCGGGTGCTGCCTCGCTCGACGATATACTGGGCAAGAACGATTTTGATCTGAATCCCCCGGATCTCGCGCAGGGTTATGCGGATGATGACCAGGCTGTGATGCGTTCCGGTGAGCCCCTGGTGGACCGCGAAGAAATTATTGTGGACGCGAAAACCGGCGAGTCGCGCTGGCATTCGACTACCAAGGTGCCGCTGCGTGATGATGCCGGCAATATCATCGGCACTGTCGGTATTACCCGGGATATTACCGCCAGCAAACGCGCGGCGCTTCAGGTGCGCCAGCTCAATGCCGAGCTGGAAGAACGCGTAGCCGCGCGCACGGCGGAGTTGCAAGCGTTGAGTGAGGTACTAGCCTACGAGCGTAACTTAATGCGTATTCTGGTGGATTCGGTACCCGACAGTATCTTTGCCAAAGACACCCGGAGTAAATTCCTGTTGGCGAACAATGCCGTAGCACGCGGCATGGGTGCTACGCCGCAGGATCTGTTGGGCAAAGATGATTTTGCTTTCTTTCCGCAGGACATGGCGCAACGCTTCTATGATGATGAACAGCGGCTTCTGCAAACCGGCGAACCTCTGCTCAACCAGGAAGAGCCGGCAGTCAATAACCAGACCGGCAAGATGCGTTGGTTGCTGACCAGCAAGTTGCCAGTGCGCAACGAAGCAGGGGAGATAGTCGGGCTCGTGGGCATCGGCCGCGATATCACCCTGCGCCGCGAAGCAGAGCTAGCGCTGCGTGAAAGTGAAGAGCGCTTTCGCAGCCTCACCGAACTCTCCTCGGATTGGTATTGGGAACAGAATGCACAGCTCGCCTTCGTTGAGTTGGAAGATCCCAATGGCAAATCCGGTTTCCAGCGCGACCAGCTTGTGGGGAAAACCCTGCACGATTTACCCACCACTGAAATCTTGTCCGGTTCATGGGAAGAGCACCAGGCTCTGGTGGCAGAACGCAAACCTTTCCGTGATCTGGAATTGCGCCACGTAAAAGACAACGGTCGAGCGTGCTACCTCAGTCTGACTGGCTTGCCAGCATTCACCGCCAGTGGCGAATTTCGTGGTTATCGCGGCATCGGTCGCGACATTACCGACCGCAAGACGTCGGAAGAACGCATCCAGTATCTCGCCACTCACGACAGCCTGACCTCATTACCCAACCGCTTCATGTTTAGCGAAATCCTCAATCTCGCCATCGAATCGGCGCGGCGCAATTCGCGCAAACTGGCGGTGCTGTTTATTGATCTGGATCGCTTTAAAAATATCAACGACACCCTTGGGCACGAAGCGGGCGATTTGTTGCTGAATGAGATGGCGGGCCGTTTCAAGCAATGCCTGCGCGCGAGTGATGTGGTGGGGCGTTTGGGTGGCGATGAATTTGTCATCCTGATCCAGGAGCTGAACGATCCAGAACAGGCGGCCACGGTTGCACGCAAGATTTTATCGGCGGCGGTGAAGCCGGTATCGGTTTACGGTCAGGAATGTCGGGTGACGGCCAGCATCGGCATCTGTCTCTTCCCCGACGATGCCGACGATGAACATACCATCATGAAGAACGCGGACATCGCCATGTACCGCGCTAAGGAAGAGGGCAAGAATAATTACCAGTTTTATTCGCCCGACATCAAAGCCCGCTCGCTTGAGCGGCTCATCATGGAAAACAATTTACGCCTGGCGTTGGAGCGCAATGAGTTCTTCCTGCACTACCAGGCCAAGCGCAACCTGAAAACCGGTGAGATCGCCGGTGTTGAAGCCCTGGTGCGCTGGCAGCATCCTCAGCTGGGCATAGTGTCACCAGCCCAATTTATTCCCCTGGCAGAAGAGACAGGTCTGATTGTGTTGATCGGGCGTTGGGTATTAAAAACCGCCTGCGAACAAAATGTGGCCTGGATGAAGCAAGGATTACCGCCCTTGTGCATGGCGGTCAATTTATCTGTGCGGCAATTTTTTGATGAGCATTTGATCAGCGATGTGGCCGCCGCCCTGGAAGAATCCGGCATGGAGCCTGGGTTGTTGGAGATGGAAATTACCGAAGGCATGGTCATGCAGGATGCGGAACGCGCGATTCGTATTTTGTCGGCGATCAAGAGCCTGGGCGTGCGCCTGGCTATCGACGACTTCGGTGTAGGCTACTCGTCCCTCGCGCAGATCAAACGCTTCCCTATCGATACCCTGAAAGTGGACAGTTCCTTTATCCGCGATATTCCGCAAAATCGTGAAGATCGCGCGATTACCGAGGCCATCATCGCCATGGGTAAAACCCTGAGCCTGACGGTGATTGCCGAAGGCGTTGAAACCAAAGAGCAGGAGACCTTCCTGCGCGACCACGCCTGCGACCAGTCCCAGGGGTATTACTTCAGTAAACCCATCGCGCCGGAAGAGTTCGTGACCTTTATGCGCCAGCAAACACCAGCGCTGGCGTCTTACATCAACGGCAAAAACTAG
- a CDS encoding thymidylate synthase yields the protein MNESKFWSEPTLDDLLKKVFEFFLNKSNDCFSINPSKGDAREIFGTLLELKNPRSRLSRTEIKGTPFSCLGELSWYLSGSDKLNHMQYYLPEYRKASDDNETVHGAYGPRLKRMHKKYDQLEEIVSFLRRKTDSRRAVIQIYDASDLFYNGNDVPCTTNIQFAVRNSKLYMLTSMRSNDVYLGLPHDIFCFTMIQEIIASRLNIELGTYQHSVGSLHLYGKHEQKAKKFIDEGWQSTTSTMNKMPSVDVTRDVKKFLDIEKGIREQGFEYLREAKFGKYWNDLVILLRAFSCSKYETDVEHLKKLKKELNERSYGIYIEKLIQQIARRD from the coding sequence ATGAATGAATCTAAATTTTGGTCGGAGCCTACGTTAGATGACTTATTAAAAAAAGTTTTTGAGTTTTTCTTAAATAAATCTAACGACTGCTTTTCAATCAACCCAAGTAAAGGTGACGCCAGAGAAATTTTTGGGACTCTTTTAGAGTTAAAAAACCCTAGGTCGCGGTTAAGCAGGACAGAGATTAAAGGAACACCATTCAGCTGCTTAGGTGAATTGAGCTGGTACCTATCAGGATCGGATAAGCTCAATCACATGCAATATTACTTGCCCGAATATAGAAAAGCATCTGATGATAACGAAACTGTTCATGGAGCTTATGGACCCAGACTTAAGAGAATGCACAAAAAGTATGACCAACTTGAAGAAATTGTTTCGTTTTTAAGGAGAAAAACTGATTCGAGGAGAGCTGTTATACAAATTTATGACGCTTCTGATTTATTTTACAATGGCAACGATGTGCCTTGTACTACAAATATTCAATTCGCGGTGAGAAACAGTAAGTTATATATGCTTACTTCTATGAGGTCTAACGATGTATATCTTGGCTTACCGCATGATATTTTTTGTTTTACGATGATCCAGGAAATTATAGCATCTCGTTTGAATATTGAATTGGGTACCTATCAACATTCAGTAGGAAGCCTTCATCTATATGGTAAGCATGAGCAAAAAGCAAAAAAATTTATTGATGAAGGATGGCAAAGTACAACTTCAACTATGAATAAAATGCCTAGCGTTGATGTCACAAGAGATGTAAAAAAATTTCTCGACATAGAGAAAGGGATTCGAGAGCAAGGATTTGAGTACTTAAGAGAAGCAAAATTTGGCAAGTATTGGAACGATTTAGTGATATTGCTAAGGGCCTTTAGCTGTTCTAAATATGAAACGGACGTTGAGCATCTTAAAAAATTAAAAAAAGAATTAAATGAGCGATCATACGGAATCTATATAGAAAAATTAATTCAACAAATAGCGAGAAGAGACTGA
- a CDS encoding ImmA/IrrE family metallo-endopeptidase, whose translation MSNLSSFNADWVSPPGATLLDFMEEQGKTLRQLANEMECSISLLKNLSQGSIIIDSDLANTLSQVTGVSTKFWLSREEQYRENLKKVSLLKSDESEWLSNLPTADMVNLGWIQKPDNKARKLITCLDYFGVVSVDHWRSKYANMIGETAFRISDKFSHKQESIASWLRQGEIQVSSHHCLPWDKDKLIETIPNLRSLTKDPNPVSFIPKLRALLADCGVLLAIVRSPRHCPASGAAYWLGRNKPLIIMSFKYLTDDHFWFTFFHEIGHLVLHPNYSLILETSEATLSDIEDEANKFSENILIPTEYERELQKLNSTDLRGILKLARKIGVSNGIVVGQLQHKSIIPKSALRKLKVSYSWKDLVIL comes from the coding sequence ATGAGCAACTTGAGCAGTTTTAATGCAGATTGGGTTTCACCTCCAGGGGCAACTTTATTAGATTTCATGGAGGAACAAGGCAAAACATTACGTCAATTAGCAAATGAAATGGAGTGTAGTATTTCTCTCCTTAAAAACCTTTCTCAAGGTTCAATCATCATTGATTCAGATTTAGCAAATACACTTAGTCAAGTAACAGGCGTGTCAACCAAGTTTTGGTTAAGCCGAGAGGAACAATATAGGGAAAATTTAAAAAAAGTTAGCTTGTTAAAGTCTGATGAAAGTGAATGGCTATCAAATTTACCGACGGCCGATATGGTTAATTTAGGTTGGATTCAAAAGCCCGACAATAAAGCAAGAAAATTAATTACCTGTTTAGATTATTTTGGTGTGGTATCAGTAGATCATTGGAGGTCTAAGTACGCCAATATGATCGGTGAAACGGCTTTTAGAATTTCAGATAAGTTTAGCCATAAGCAGGAATCTATAGCCTCTTGGCTAAGACAAGGTGAAATTCAAGTATCCAGTCACCATTGCTTACCGTGGGACAAAGATAAGTTAATCGAAACAATCCCTAATTTGCGTAGCTTAACTAAGGACCCCAATCCTGTTAGTTTTATTCCAAAGCTAAGAGCTTTATTAGCTGACTGCGGTGTTTTACTCGCCATTGTCAGATCTCCTCGACATTGCCCAGCTAGTGGTGCGGCATATTGGCTGGGTAGAAATAAACCGTTAATTATTATGAGTTTCAAGTATTTAACCGATGATCATTTTTGGTTTACTTTTTTTCATGAAATTGGTCATTTAGTTTTACATCCTAACTATTCGTTAATCTTAGAAACATCTGAAGCAACTCTTTCTGACATAGAAGACGAAGCAAACAAATTCTCTGAAAATATTTTGATACCGACTGAATATGAGAGAGAGCTACAGAAACTTAACTCTACTGATCTCAGAGGAATATTAAAGCTGGCACGAAAAATAGGTGTCTCTAATGGTATTGTGGTTGGGCAATTGCAACATAAATCAATAATACCTAAATCTGCTCTTAGAAAGTTAAAAGTAAGCTATTCTTGGAAAGACTTAGTTATCCTCTAA
- a CDS encoding AGE family epimerase/isomerase, translated as MSQDMTQQLIAAARRMETWIRDQALPLWQKVGFDPEFGANYERLLPDGQPDLEAKTRVRVQARQAFFYAAAFHRGWCPEGQKLATGLLNFVHQHAAHPTAGGGYTHLLDKHFTVIDSKQDLYDHAFFLLANAWCYRAFGDEAALREAEKLVAHFDTAFVADYGGWIEGDYAYACRRQNPHMHLFEAFLALYDATGEAKWLARVGELFALFQSRFFDPQQQVLLEFFNDDWTRCADERGDIVEPGHMMEWVWLLDWYSRRSGRPVKRYTDALYNKALEIGVAKSGLLFDSVMPDGRVLDHNKRCWGLTEFIKANLVQIRAGDPNATERAVKGVEDLFTYYLCASTPGSYVDQRGADDEVVVDVAPASTLYHLIVLAMELLDHCETYKS; from the coding sequence ATGTCCCAGGACATGACTCAACAATTGATAGCGGCGGCGCGCCGTATGGAAACGTGGATCAGGGACCAGGCTTTGCCACTGTGGCAAAAGGTCGGTTTTGACCCTGAATTCGGTGCTAACTACGAACGCCTGTTGCCCGATGGGCAGCCAGATCTGGAAGCGAAAACCCGCGTGCGGGTGCAGGCGCGGCAGGCATTTTTTTACGCGGCGGCCTTTCATCGCGGCTGGTGTCCGGAAGGTCAAAAGCTGGCGACCGGTCTGTTGAATTTCGTCCACCAGCACGCGGCGCACCCCACCGCCGGTGGCGGTTATACCCATCTGCTCGACAAACACTTCACGGTTATCGATAGCAAACAGGATCTCTACGATCACGCCTTCTTTCTGCTGGCCAATGCCTGGTGCTATCGCGCCTTTGGTGATGAGGCGGCACTGCGTGAAGCCGAGAAACTGGTGGCTCATTTCGATACCGCATTCGTTGCGGACTACGGCGGTTGGATTGAAGGTGACTACGCTTACGCCTGTCGCCGGCAAAACCCGCACATGCATTTATTCGAAGCCTTTCTAGCGCTTTATGATGCGACCGGCGAGGCAAAATGGTTGGCCCGTGTGGGCGAATTATTTGCGTTATTTCAAAGCCGTTTCTTTGATCCGCAACAACAGGTTCTGCTTGAATTTTTCAACGATGACTGGACCCGTTGCGCCGATGAGCGCGGCGATATCGTCGAGCCCGGCCATATGATGGAGTGGGTGTGGTTACTGGATTGGTACAGCCGTCGTTCCGGCCGCCCGGTTAAACGCTATACCGATGCGCTATACAACAAAGCGCTGGAGATCGGAGTGGCAAAATCCGGTTTATTGTTTGATTCCGTCATGCCCGATGGCCGCGTACTCGATCACAACAAGCGCTGCTGGGGACTCACGGAATTTATCAAAGCAAACCTGGTGCAGATTCGCGCTGGCGATCCGAACGCAACCGAGCGCGCGGTGAAAGGCGTGGAAGATTTATTTACCTATTACTTGTGCGCATCAACGCCCGGTTCCTATGTGGATCAACGCGGGGCTGACGATGAAGTGGTGGTGGATGTTGCGCCGGCCAGCACGCTCTATCACCTGATTGTATTGGCGATGGAACTGCTGGATCACTGCGAGACTTATAAGTCCTAA
- a CDS encoding LacI family DNA-binding transcriptional regulator: protein MSNIRDVARIAGVSVATVSRALSAPEKVSNESLAKVKTAIAQVGYRPNMLARNFRSTRSYAVVVLVPDIANPFYSLFIRALEDRAQQKGYAVLLGDTRGTSEREQDYIRRVETRLADGIIQLRPSSEKSHSNIPPGIACVNACGCEFTTGPSIRIDNRAAARTMVDYLISLGHRRIGVISGLKDNPHTIDRLEGYKESLASAGITFDKDLIAEGDFTMWSGLNSAFQFCNMKERPTAIFSMNDEMAIGAMQTLKSQGIRIPEDMSVTGFDDIAYAKYCDPSLTTISQPAEEMGKMAMDMLLRLIEGETLSQTVCVLPTEFIIRKSTGPAPTHA from the coding sequence ATGTCGAATATTCGAGATGTTGCCCGCATAGCCGGAGTATCGGTTGCTACCGTGTCCCGCGCCCTGAGCGCACCGGAAAAGGTATCCAATGAAAGCCTGGCCAAGGTCAAGACGGCTATCGCCCAGGTGGGTTACCGGCCCAACATGCTCGCGCGCAACTTTCGCTCCACGCGTTCCTATGCGGTGGTGGTGCTGGTTCCGGACATTGCCAACCCCTTCTATTCCCTGTTTATTCGCGCCTTGGAAGATCGTGCACAACAGAAAGGTTATGCGGTGCTACTGGGTGATACGCGGGGCACATCGGAACGCGAACAGGATTACATTCGCCGCGTGGAAACCCGCCTCGCAGACGGGATCATCCAGCTGCGCCCCAGTTCGGAAAAAAGCCACAGCAATATTCCACCGGGCATTGCCTGCGTGAATGCCTGTGGTTGCGAATTTACCACTGGCCCGTCCATTCGCATCGATAACCGCGCGGCGGCGCGCACCATGGTGGATTACCTGATTTCGTTGGGCCACCGCCGCATCGGCGTAATTTCCGGCCTGAAAGATAACCCGCACACCATTGATCGACTTGAGGGCTATAAAGAAAGCCTGGCGTCTGCGGGCATTACCTTTGATAAAGATTTAATCGCCGAAGGCGACTTCACCATGTGGTCGGGCCTGAACAGCGCCTTCCAGTTCTGCAATATGAAAGAGCGCCCGACGGCGATCTTTTCCATGAATGACGAGATGGCCATCGGCGCGATGCAAACCCTGAAATCCCAAGGCATTCGCATCCCCGAAGACATGTCCGTCACCGGGTTTGACGATATTGCTTACGCCAAGTATTGCGATCCGAGCCTGACCACGATTTCGCAGCCGGCAGAAGAAATGGGCAAGATGGCGATGGATATGCTGTTGCGGTTGATTGAGGGCGAAACCCTCAGTCAAACCGTGTGCGTGTTACCCACCGAATTTATCATCCGCAAAAGCACTGGCCCGGCGCCAACACACGCCTGA
- a CDS encoding sodium:solute symporter family protein: MQLATLDLAIILLYILATLVVGFWISSRASKDIKSYFLGGNKLAWWQLGLSNASGMFDISGTMWLVYLLFVYGLTSVYIPWLWPVFNQIFLMVFLSVWLRRSGVMTGAEWITFRFGEGTGAKLSHFVVVLFALISVMSFLAYGFIGIGKFASVFLPWKFSADPYWNDVAYGLIITALTTFYVVKGGMFSVVFTEVLQFFIMTVACIAVGIIAMNQVSPEMLEAVIPDGWTSVFFGWELNLDWSHTLPAANEKILSDGYSMFTIFFMLMVLKGVLLSMAGPAPNYDMQRVLSAKTPVEAAKMSWFVNVVLIFPRYMLIAGLTILALAFFMDDLRAMGPDVDFEQILPFALKNYIPTGLLGLLIAGLLAAFMSTFAATTNAAPAYVVNDIYKRYINPNADAKKYVYLSYIVSVIFVILGVGIGLFIPSLNTVIQWIVSALFGAYTASNVLKWYWWRFNGFGYFWGMITGFAIAMPLIFTDIHPINAFPFMFAACLLVCIGASLATKPDDMEVLKKFYLKVRPWGFWGPVLEAARKDHPELKANTDFGRDAVNVIVGIIWQTALVAAPIFMVIKHWQEFIISMVVVVLTSLFLWRNWYVKLKDYPDDMPAEYLPQSDSPASKP; encoded by the coding sequence ATGCAGCTGGCAACTCTCGATCTTGCGATCATCCTGTTATATATCCTGGCAACACTGGTGGTCGGCTTCTGGATTTCAAGCCGCGCCTCCAAAGACATCAAAAGTTATTTCCTTGGCGGCAACAAACTGGCCTGGTGGCAATTAGGTTTGTCCAACGCCTCCGGTATGTTCGACATCAGCGGAACCATGTGGCTGGTCTACCTGTTGTTCGTCTACGGACTCACCAGCGTTTATATTCCCTGGCTATGGCCCGTCTTCAACCAGATTTTCCTGATGGTTTTCTTATCTGTCTGGTTGCGCCGTTCCGGCGTAATGACCGGCGCAGAATGGATTACTTTCCGTTTTGGTGAAGGCACGGGCGCAAAACTTTCTCACTTCGTCGTTGTGCTGTTTGCACTGATCAGTGTGATGAGTTTTCTGGCCTACGGTTTTATCGGTATCGGTAAATTTGCCTCGGTATTTTTGCCGTGGAAATTTTCTGCAGATCCCTACTGGAACGACGTCGCCTACGGCTTGATCATCACTGCGCTGACCACCTTTTATGTGGTGAAAGGCGGTATGTTCAGCGTGGTGTTCACCGAAGTACTTCAGTTTTTCATCATGACGGTTGCCTGTATCGCGGTGGGTATTATCGCGATGAATCAGGTTTCACCGGAGATGCTTGAAGCGGTTATCCCCGATGGCTGGACCAGCGTATTTTTTGGCTGGGAATTGAATCTGGATTGGTCGCATACATTGCCCGCCGCCAATGAAAAAATTCTGTCTGACGGTTACTCCATGTTTACTATCTTCTTTATGTTGATGGTATTAAAAGGTGTGCTCTTGAGCATGGCTGGCCCGGCGCCAAACTATGATATGCAGCGTGTACTCTCCGCCAAGACGCCGGTTGAAGCCGCCAAGATGAGCTGGTTTGTTAACGTGGTGCTGATCTTCCCGCGCTATATGTTGATCGCCGGTTTAACGATATTGGCACTGGCATTTTTTATGGACGACCTGCGCGCGATGGGGCCGGATGTTGATTTCGAACAGATCCTGCCGTTTGCGTTAAAAAATTATATTCCCACCGGATTGCTCGGCTTGTTGATCGCCGGTTTGCTCGCCGCGTTTATGTCGACCTTTGCCGCCACCACCAACGCGGCGCCGGCTTACGTCGTTAACGATATCTACAAGCGCTACATCAACCCCAATGCAGATGCCAAAAAATATGTCTATCTTAGTTACATAGTGTCAGTGATCTTCGTGATCCTGGGGGTGGGTATTGGTTTGTTTATTCCCTCATTGAATACCGTGATCCAGTGGATCGTAAGTGCGCTCTTCGGTGCTTACACGGCATCCAACGTGCTCAAATGGTACTGGTGGCGCTTTAACGGTTTTGGTTATTTCTGGGGCATGATTACCGGCTTTGCTATCGCCATGCCGTTGATCTTTACCGACATTCACCCGATCAACGCCTTCCCCTTTATGTTCGCGGCTTGCTTGCTGGTGTGTATCGGTGCGTCGCTGGCGACCAAGCCGGACGATATGGAAGTGCTTAAAAAGTTCTACCTGAAAGTACGCCCCTGGGGTTTCTGGGGACCGGTGTTAGAGGCTGCGCGTAAAGACCATCCGGAACTCAAAGCCAATACTGACTTTGGACGCGATGCGGTTAATGTAATTGTCGGGATTATCTGGCAAACCGCACTGGTGGCTGCGCCGATCTTTATGGTGATCAAACACTGGCAGGAATTTATTATTTCGATGGTGGTGGTGGTTCTGACCAGCCTGTTCCTGTGGCGTAACTGGTACGTGAAACTGAAGGATTATCCGGACGATATGCCAGCCGAATATTTACCTCAAAGCGATTCGCCGGCCAGCAAGCCCTGA
- the mgp130 gene encoding 4-O-beta-d-mannosyl-d-glucose phosphorylase Mgp130 — protein MSNFKSAVQSLLKEHEALVTKTNVPRQQGNGIYTCYENPILTAEHAPIFWRYDLNEKTNPHLMERQGVNAAFNSGAIYWQGKYILAVRVEGVDRKSFFAIAESPNGIDNFRFWDFPITLPETERPDTNVYDMRLTAHEDGYIYGLFCTERKDLKQPNDISAAEAQCGIARTKDLVTWERLPDLITHSGQQRNVVLHPEFIDGKYGLFTRPQDGFISVGAGGGIGWGLVDDMTKAEVKSEVIVDGKVYHTIKEVKNGQGPAPIKTEQGWLNLAHGVRNTAAGLRYVLYMFMTELERPWVVTHRPAGHFIAPHGAERVGDVSNVAFANGWIVNEKNEVFIYYASSDTRMHVATSTIEKLVDYCINTPEDGLRSAASVATRNQLIAANLKLMNDLV, from the coding sequence ATGAGTAATTTTAAAAGCGCCGTTCAAAGCTTGTTGAAAGAACACGAAGCTCTGGTCACCAAAACGAATGTGCCCAGACAACAGGGCAATGGTATCTACACCTGCTATGAAAATCCGATACTCACCGCCGAGCATGCGCCCATCTTCTGGCGCTACGACCTCAACGAAAAAACCAATCCGCATTTGATGGAGCGTCAGGGCGTTAACGCCGCGTTCAACTCCGGCGCGATTTACTGGCAAGGCAAATATATTCTGGCCGTGCGTGTAGAAGGTGTGGACCGCAAATCGTTTTTCGCCATCGCCGAAAGCCCCAACGGTATTGATAATTTCCGCTTCTGGGATTTCCCCATCACCCTGCCGGAAACCGAGCGCCCCGATACCAACGTGTACGACATGCGGTTAACCGCCCACGAAGACGGTTACATCTACGGTTTATTCTGCACCGAAAGAAAAGATTTAAAACAGCCGAACGACATCTCGGCGGCAGAAGCGCAATGCGGCATCGCGCGTACCAAAGATCTGGTGACTTGGGAACGCCTGCCGGATTTGATTACTCACTCCGGCCAACAACGTAACGTGGTACTGCACCCGGAATTTATCGACGGCAAATACGGGTTGTTCACGCGCCCGCAAGATGGCTTTATCAGCGTCGGTGCCGGCGGCGGTATTGGTTGGGGTCTGGTCGACGACATGACCAAAGCCGAAGTGAAATCTGAAGTGATAGTCGATGGCAAGGTGTACCACACCATCAAAGAAGTGAAAAACGGCCAGGGCCCGGCGCCGATCAAAACTGAACAGGGCTGGTTGAATTTGGCCCACGGTGTGCGCAATACCGCAGCCGGTTTGCGTTATGTGCTGTACATGTTCATGACGGAGCTGGAGCGCCCCTGGGTGGTGACCCATCGTCCCGCCGGTCATTTTATTGCGCCCCACGGTGCCGAGCGTGTCGGCGATGTATCCAACGTGGCTTTTGCCAACGGCTGGATCGTTAACGAGAAAAATGAAGTCTTTATTTATTACGCGTCGTCCGACACGCGCATGCATGTGGCCACCAGCACGATTGAAAAGCTGGTGGACTACTGCATCAACACACCGGAAGACGGTTTGCGTTCTGCCGCGTCTGTTGCCACGCGCAATCAATTGATTGCTGCCAACCTCAAACTCATGAACGATTTGGTGTGA